The sequence GTGGCCTGTGTGCGAATCTAATTGCAGGAGGGATTTAGGGATTCTTCAGAAGGTTAGAGAAGCAACtttggagaaaaacaagagaagaaCATTCTTTGGCTATAAATCTGGGGCATCAGGGGGCCTGCTGTCGAGGCCGTGACTCCACAGCGATAGGCCCGCTGGCTGGGACAGGCTCCCATGGAAAGCAGTGGGCTTCCCTGTTGTTTATGAAGCCTTTGTGAAGAGACTGCCTGCGAGGCAGGGTTGGGTGAGAACAGGCCCAGGCGTGGGGAGGGACTGGCAGTTAGAGTCTGGAACCAAAGAGGGCGTGGGGGAGACATGGAGCTCATCCCCGATCCAACCTAGTGGGTCGGGGGCATTGCTGTGCTGTCAGCACAGCTAGAGTCAGACAAAGCAAGAGTCCTGGCAACTGGAGACTGGTTACCCAAACGGAAATCCCTGGGAAGATGCTGGACCCCAGAGTCTAAAAGGTGGTCTGCAGCCACCCAAACAAGCCGGTGGTTGAAGTCAACACGTGGACATAACCTAGTGACTGCTCCGGGGCATATCCTGGGCGAGCAGCTGGTCCCCCAGTCACCCTGACCAATAGCCGAGCCCGGGCTAGCCAAGTTTACGTCATAGCAGGGTGTAAAGGGGTCACAGGGGCATGAGGGCATCGGGCACATTGCGGATAGGTCGGCAAACTACAGCTGATGAGCCAGGAATGGTTTTTACAGTTTTTAGTGGTGAAAAAATATGATTTGGGGACatgtgaaaattacatgaaattcaaacttCAGTGTCCATAAAAGATTTGTTGGAATATGGCCACACCCGTTGCTTATGTaatgtctgtggctgctttcatgatTCAATGGCAgaactgagtagttgtgacagagactgtgtggCCCGCAAGGCCTAAAATActgctatctggccctttatgaaAAAAGTCTTCTGAAGCTCTGAGAGGTGAGATGTGTGAGGTGTGGACGCCTAGGTGACTTGGGGACGTCATTCCCAATGCCATCTGGGAGTCAGCTCTTACTAGGAATAGACTCTTGGCGTCTATTACAATGAGATCAATATTTCAAGAAGTTcagtaaaagcaaaaaaaacaaaaccaaaagataaCCGCCAAACCATAGAGATAACAGATGGGGGAGAGCAGTAGGGCAGAAGGTGGCTCAGAGACCCAGGAGTAGGATGCCATGGTGGACTAAAAGTTGAACGCAAACGAGCAGGAGTCGTCCTGCACCCCACCACTTGCAGGCCGCCTGACATTCGTCAAGCCCTTTCTGGAGTTGAGAATATGAAGAGGCCAGAAAACAGTAATGATTTGAAGGCGTGGGGTCTCCAAAATGGGTCAGGCTTGAAGAATTGGGTGCAAACACATTCACTCCCGTCATCTAACAGCATGTCATGGAGAGAGAGCTTGCTGGCTGTCACCTTGAGTGCAGGAGGACATTTTTAGGGAGGCATGAAGAGGAGTGTTGGCTGGGAGGGAAGGGCTTTGAGGGGTGGGATGGGACATTAGACCCTTTGCAAACCACTTGCATACCTGGGGCACTGGGCTGCAGGTCCCAAGTGCCTGCCAATGTGAGGCTTTTACGCTCGTTGTGAAAGGGctcccttcctcttctggaaTGGCTTCTGCCCGATGATTCCCAGCCCTTGCTTCCCTTCCAGGCATCATCCACGCGAGAGGACTGGTTCGGGAGTGCTTGGCTGAAACGGAACGGAATGCCAGATCCTAGCCGCCTTGTTAGAGTGGAAGGTTTTCCATCTTCTTCCAAGACAAGAAGTTACAATTCATCTCCCCTGTTCAGATGAAACTCTTGTTTTCAAAATGGTAACAGTTTGGTTTCTCTTCCTCGAACCCCTCCCAGGGTTCACCAGGCTCTGAACCTACGGTCTTTAAGTTTGAGAAAAGATTTTGCAGTTGACTAGGATTTACATTttagttaggtttttttttttttttaagcattggtTCAAAAGATGCACGTAAGTTACCTATCTTACAGCAAACTCTTGTTGGCCTCCAAGATACCACTGTCTTGCTTTCGTCTTCTCTTGAGTACATTTATGTTAGCCAgattgttctttgttccttttcacaAGCTAATACAACTCGAAGGGATTTGTTTTTAGTGCATACTGACAGCACGCTTTTCTTAGTAGCTGGACGGTCCCCGTTTGCCATACAGTGTCGATTCTGCTTAATGTAacttcttttttgcttaagcatTTGCATGACTATTAGTGCTGTGAAGTCAATTTAAAAGATGCACAAGTTATAAATACAGAAGAGCGAGCATCTACCCAACCTAACAAGGACCCTGAACATTTCCCTACTAAGACTGTCTGTAGATTTCAGTTCTGCCTTTCCTGTAAGTGGATCCAAATATCTGGAAGAAAATGACTAGAACTGTTTGCATCTTTGTATGTATTTATTACTTGATGTAATAAAGCTTATTTTCATTAACAATTTGTATTAGGATGTGGGTTCCTTGAATTCCtaagtggtattttttttttttttcccgaggaagatcagccgtgagctaacatctattgccagtcctcctcctttttctccccgaagccccagcagatagttgtatgtcatagttgcacatccttctagttgctgtatgtgggatgccacctcagcatggccggagaagtggtgcgtcggtgcacgcccaggatccgaacccgggcggccagtagcggagcgcgcgcacccaaccgctaagccacggggccggcccctcctaagcggtattttaaaaaacagctccTTAGTAAGAGCTGGGAGAGCCTGTCAAAGGGTATTTTCCCACTGGCCCTTTTGTGTGATGATGTCATTGGCACCATACGCTGGGGAAAGATGTGTTTGCTTAAGTCAGGAGGTGGGGATACAGTGAAGTTGCGTCACGGATGCGTTTTAACTGCAGCACACGTAAGTGCGTGCcaggaaagaaaacaagacagTGGAAGCAGTGTTGCTGACTTTGCCCCCCACCGCCACCCCCGCAATTAGGACCCTCTAGGTTTGTAGGTGCTTATCCTGTGAGCATTTCCTGGGTGCTGCAGGAATCTACTTTCATACAATGTGGCCACTAAACTCCAGCTAGCTTGAGTTCATCTGGTGCTCACAGGAAGAATTACTGGCTCTGGTGCTGAGAAAACACTGGGGTGGGTGTGTTGGATGTGCTGTGAGTCTGTGGTGGTCTCCACAGTGCCTTCCAAAGGGATTCTGAGGGAAGTTTTAATCTCAGCCTTAGGCACTGCTCCCCATGCAAGGAGGCTTCGCCTTGGTTGGGGGTAGACTCGGACAAGGGAGGCGTGAGGCAAGGTCCCAACCGTGGTAAGTGTAAAGGCTGTAGGAATGGGTTCCAGGGAGTGGGCTCGCCTGCATCTCCTTCCCGCACATGACAGGAAATTCAAAAAGGTACAAGAAAGGCGACGGACGTTGAAGCCTCTGTCCCTCCTGTCTGCAGCTCCCAGTTTCCCttccccctcttcctggtttcTTGTATACCATTCCATCTACTTTACTTGACTACCTTCCAAGTGGAGGTTGGAACGGGGAAGGGGTCTACACACTATAGCCAGAGGTCGAGAGAGCCTCACATAGAACACACTTAAGCTTCCAAACCAGGTCATGTCAAGGTGAGAAGAGCCTTAACTGGCTGCCTTAATGGTAAATTTATTTGGACCGGTGCTTTGGGCATCCAGTCTGGGCCTGCTGAATGGACCAGTCTTGACTGCAGAAGTGAGGCGGGCCCTGTGTCTGACAGTGGCCTTCTCGCCTCATCGTATTTCCCCCGCTCGTTTTATGCATGATGTGTTCTAACAAGCCATTAACCATGCCTAAAACACCCCAAACAATTGTAAGGTCAAATCCAGCATGAGTGATGGTATTGAGCACATTTGCAAACAAATGCAGTTTCTGGAACCTCATCTTTCATAAATCCACTAGTAAATCAACATACACGGAGTGACGTGTGTATTTCCACATCAGGGAGGTTACCTGGTAACATAGTCTATTAAGCTAATGGGGTAAATGGGCAAGTAACTTACTAACTTGTAAATTTTTTGCCatcttggtttttcttttattctcttcacCTGACATTAAGCTAACTGACATCTAAGTTACCAGTGAGCAACGACCTCCTAGCAGATGACAAGGTCGCACTAAATGCTATTAATGTTTGACTCAATTCTACAGTTCTCCACAAAAATAGACCTTATTAATATTAATACAGTCCTGTGCCGTGtaagacatttcagtcaatgacagacaaCAGTGGtttcataagattagtaccacatagcctaggtgtgcagtaggctgtaccatctaggtttgtctaagaacactctgatgttcacacaacgacgaaatcgcccAAAGACGCgttcctcagaatgtatccccattgtgaAGGGACACatgactactttttaaaaaaaaatttttatttctaacctTTGATAATAAAGCAAAATACAATCACACAAATGtatagcttaaaaaaaataaggcaacATCCTGCTAACTACCGCCCAGGTCAAGAAAGAGTACTGTCAGCCACCCCAGAGGCCCCTCCAAGTGCCACATCCCAAGGacaccccttcctcctcccttgtAAGTGGTGGCTTCCTTGTGCTGCGTTATAGTTTTATTCCTGAACTGCGCATCTCTATTCACGACAGTTTGACCACCATTTAAAACAATTGGATGTCTTAAGTCTGTCAAAAATCTTTCCTTCAAAGACAGCTCTATAATAACGCTGGTGATGGAACTCACCACCATTATTCCTTGAAAGCGTCTGGCAGAGTGTTTTAGTCAGAATCTGCAGTTCTTTCTCAGTGCACATTTCTACTTGATTCCCAGAGATCTTtcagaagtttctttttttctagggtttcctttgctctttttttcctttcttgctttttcttctgGGCCTCTTGTTTTCCTTTGTACACAAGGCTGTTTTCACCATTGTAGAAAACATCCACTTTCTCTTGTAGGATTTTCCGAGCTAGCTTTCTGTTCTGATCAACTGATCTTGTGTGATGGCACTGTAAGAGATCATATTTTATATTGTGAAAACCACAGTTTGTTTTGGACAGGACCTCAGAAGACATTGAATTCAACCTAGTCACTTTATAGATGGGGACAGGCCTGAGAGGCAAAGCCACGTGTCAAGAATCCCAGTGAGTCAGTGACAGGACGAAGGCCGTACCCTTTCCCACGTCTACCCGGCCTCTGCCCCGTCCACACCCCAGCTTACTGTTGGCCTTTCCCTGATTGATCACTGGGAGTGCTGTTCTGTTTAGAAGCAACGGTAGCCTTCAAATAACTTAAAatcccaaaataattttgaaaacatcAACCAGTATGTCTCGCTTGTGGCCAGGGAACAAGCCCTTGGTGCATACCACGTGTAAATGTAAAATTCTGTCTGGAGGAGGAAAAGAGCCTCTTCATTACTGTCAATCATAATACTCATTATGTAACACCTTAGTTATTATGATCAAGTGCCTTGCAAAGCTATTTGATAAAAGAGAAATTctgtgaaattaagatgaaagaaCAGTACTAAAACTTTGGAGTAAGTTATATAAAACAGGTTAAACAAAAATTATGTCAGGTTTCAGAATTTTACTTATTGCTCATGAATGACACTTTTtttcaaggaggaaaagagaagtgATTCAGGTTTTAATCGATATGCTCTTGGCTCAAAAACTTGGCCGTGAAGAACAACTGTTAGAACAGACTTTGGGTTTGGTCTGGGTTGACCCCtgcagctgtatgaccttgggcaagtgatttaCCCTCTGTCCCTCAGATGCCACATCTGTACCATGATGAAGATAACGAGCGTGGGCTGTGAGGACTAAAAGAGTTAATGCGTGCGAAGTGGCTTAGACCAGTGCCGGCCACACAGTTACGTGAGATATTTGCTATTAGTATCAGTGGTACATGAAAAACCTGCCTGTGCTCTCTCTTCTCTACTGTACCTCAAGGCTAGTGCTGCCTTAGGGCCCTGGCCACACAGAATGGACTGGCAGTTCCCCTGAGAGGCAGTGGGGCCACTACCAAACCAGGAAACAGGAGAAAGCACTTCAGCATTTCCTAGAGGTTCAGAAAGTGCTGAAAGCTGGTGATATTCTGATCAGAGACTGGTTTTTTATATGAAGAAGGAAGACTACAGGCAGCTGTGCATGGCATGTTTCTTCTGTGGGCTGAAAATGGTTTGCCTCCGTAACCTCACCCTCACAAGGGTAGGTGTCATTGACATTTACCAAAGGGGTGACAGAGGGACACGGAGGATGTGACCATCCTGGTCACTAGGGGCTGAGCCGGCTAGCAGACAGTCCGGGCCCACGGCAGTGCTGCAGAGCTCTCTGCAGCCATCCTGCAGCCGAGAGGCTTTACAGGAACCGTGCTGCCTGCCAAATTCAAGGATGGCAGCAATAGCCTGGCTCCAAGAGATCCTGGAAGAAGGTTTCTGAGGCTGTGCAGGAGGTTCCGCCTGAGGGAGGATTGGCTCAGGGCAGGGGACGAGATCTGCAGTGCCCTCTATGCCCCAGGCCAGAATGAGAGGAGGCTGCAGCCGGCCATCATTATCACTCAGGAGCAATCTCCCGCGGCCGTGGCCATGTGAGCCCTCTGAAACTGGGACTCAGGGCCTCTCCCCGCAGGCTTCTTCCTCTACCTTGACCACCACGCCCGAGGGGATGTGCTTCAGCACCACGCAGTTGCTTGTCTTGTTGGTGGCCTGGCCGCCTGGACCCCATCCTTTCACAAACTGCTCTTCTAGCTCACGCTCGTCCAGGGACAGCAGAGCAGGGCGGTCCTTCTTGCCGGCCAGCTGGACCAGACTGACTGCTCTTCCTGCGGACAGCAACGTCGACTTCTCCCAAGGCCCAAGTCCCCACGACACGGCGCATATTCTGGTCAGCAGAGTAGGAAAGCGAAACAAACCTGAGGTGCTCATGGAGAGCGACTGCGCTGGTTCAGGACCTGAATTAGACAAAAAAGACAGCCTTTCAGGAAGACGCACTTGCTTTTCAAGATTATCCTGCGGGCTCTAACCTTTTATAACCCAGTTCAAACAATGACCACCCATCTATTACATAGGGTATTTGAAATCGGTGAAGACAGGTTATTCAGCAATACATACCTCTCTCCAGCCTCACATGGTCTACTGTGTTCTTAGCAGTACAAGCCCTGCCAGCggataaatattttcttataacagACAAGAAATATCTTCAAAGCACCCAGAGGTACTGTTTTCTTGGGAAGGAGAGGTTTTTGAGTGTGAAATTCAAAGGAACAGGGCTGTAATTtgataaagaaatattaaatagtACATCAAGCAAGAATTAGGATCTGAGTCAAGCGACATTATTTACACATTTGAGAATCTTTGAAATCAAAATGTAAAGATGACAGTATGCAATAGTCTATGTTATAGCTGAGCTTAAACAGTCTGACGTAGTAAATATCACTATCAATCAATGTCAtgattgttgttttttaatgtttccgGTTTCATGGATTTGAATAGGAACATCTGTTCCCTCAGATGCACTGCCAATAACATGATCCAACTGGTACTCATCATTAGAATTCCCAAATCAACTGATTTTTATTCAGGTGCCTGTTAGGCTCAAAACACCatgtgagggggccggcccggtggcttagtggttaagtgcacgcgctccgctgctggtggcccgggttcggatcccgggcgtgcaccgacgcaccgcttctccggccatgctgaggccgcgtcccacatacagcaactagaaggatgtgcagctatgacatacaactatctgctggggctttgggggaaaaaataaataaataaaatctttaaaaaaaaaaaaaaacaccatgtgAGGTATAGCAAGCAATATGAGGTGAAAAAGAGCTCAAGTCTGTCTTTGTGAAGCTCATAGTCTagtcagagagagaagatattaaaaaagaaagtggtTTTTAACGATGATAGATTTAAATAACTACTCAAGACGTAGCATAAGGCTGAACCATCTTAGTTGACAAATGAATAGTAGAATCATAGCTATGAGGATATGGTGAATCCCACAGGCCTCTGCTTTTTTCGAGGGGAGGAAGCAGAAGGATCTGAAAGGTGTTAGCTCTTTTCAGAGATCTACATACGTCCCATGCAAAGAGGAGCAACTCACAACCTGGgcaagttttctcatctggaaaatgggtacATAAGCCCTTCTCCACCCATCCCGCACAGGCTTAAAGATCAGAGAAAAAGTATTCCCAAAAGGGCTTTTGTTGATACCTTTGGAGGCATGAGACTGGTTTTTAGCAAAATCCCTGTCACCCAGGTGGACTATGGGAACTAGGAATGTGCCACTTGCTTAATGCTTCCTGATCAAGGATGATGCATGCACTAAAAACACATGTACTGCCCTTTTTAACAGTGGCTTCCCATGAGGCTCTATAGAGCTTCTTTTAGCATTTGAAACCTTGAAAATTCTAGCTCATGGCAACTGGTCTCTAACATAGGCAGGAACTGGACTATGCCTATGACAATTTCTGAAGCCAAAAGTCACTTACCATCCACCAAATTATCTCCCCAGGTTTGCTCTCAGATTTTACCTGTCACCCACTGTCAATTTTGACTGCTAACATCTACTGAGCCCACACTGATAACTTAGAGAAGCACCAAGGAAGCTTAATGCAGACACATGCTTCCTTGTAAATATGtgcattttctgttattttaagtgtAAGTGTCCAATCTTAGTAACCAGTACAGCCGATACTGAGATGATACTGGtcatccttatttatttatttattttttgtgaggaagatcagccctaagctaacatctgccaatcctcctcttttttgctgaggaagactggccctgggctaacatccgtgcccatcttcctccactttatatgggacgccgccacagcatggcctgacaagcggtgcgttggtgcgggactgggatccgaaccccgggccgccgcagtggagcgcgcgcacttaaccgctacgc is a genomic window of Diceros bicornis minor isolate mBicDic1 chromosome 35, mDicBic1.mat.cur, whole genome shotgun sequence containing:
- the MTRFR gene encoding mitochondrial translation release factor in rescue, which produces MSLGQVREATAGVRRVRRPGSALEIQPLRRFRFPPNTGGPRPVLRPGPEPAQSLSMSTSGLFRFPTLLTRICAVSWGLGPWEKSTLLSAGRAVSLVQLAGKKDRPALLSLDERELEEQFVKGWGPGGQATNKTSNCVVLKHIPSGVVVKCHHTRSVDQNRKLARKILQEKVDVFYNGENSLVYKGKQEAQKKKQERKKRAKETLEKKKLLKDLWESSRNVH